The following are from one region of the Bacillus methanolicus MGA3 genome:
- a CDS encoding 2-amino-3,7-dideoxy-D-threo-hept-6-ulosonate synthase, with protein sequence MEGIEHIGQAVQSVFKGNADAVVVHKGLVNQIVPVMDANSGELIIHLSASTNMSPDPNQKELVTSVEHAVRLGATAISVHVNIGSPTEACMLEHLGKVAEECDKWGMPLLAMMYVRDSNKVHEYNPQKIRHAARIAEELGADIVKVNYTGSLATFKEVTDAINIPVVIAGGDKVNSTEHLLYMVAEAVEAGANVLSMERNIFQHANPTKLTNMIRQELDSESPLEKAEEIIKKLG encoded by the coding sequence ATTGAAGGAATTGAACATATAGGGCAAGCCGTTCAGTCTGTTTTCAAAGGGAATGCAGATGCAGTAGTCGTTCACAAAGGATTAGTTAATCAAATTGTTCCAGTCATGGATGCAAACAGCGGGGAACTCATTATTCACTTATCTGCTTCTACCAATATGTCACCCGATCCAAATCAAAAAGAATTAGTCACAAGTGTGGAACACGCGGTACGTTTAGGGGCAACTGCCATTTCGGTTCATGTCAATATTGGAAGCCCAACAGAAGCCTGCATGCTTGAACATCTTGGAAAAGTGGCAGAGGAATGTGATAAATGGGGGATGCCACTCCTTGCCATGATGTATGTGCGTGACAGCAATAAAGTACACGAATATAATCCTCAAAAAATTAGACATGCCGCTCGTATTGCCGAAGAGCTGGGGGCAGATATTGTAAAAGTGAATTATACAGGATCCCTTGCAACGTTTAAGGAAGTAACCGATGCAATTAATATTCCTGTTGTGATTGCAGGCGGCGATAAAGTTAATTCAACGGAGCATCTTTTATATATGGTAGCCGAAGCGGTGGAGGCAGGGGCAAACGTATTATCGATGGAAAGAAATATTTTTCAGCATGCCAATCCTACTAAATTAACAAATAT